A region of Streptomyces sp. WMMC500 DNA encodes the following proteins:
- a CDS encoding winged helix DNA-binding domain-containing protein, producing the protein MTKTNGPVTLSTRRLNRALLARQLLLDRVDMPLTDAVAHLLGLQAQAPRPPYHALAARLRGFDPAALSALLESREVVRLVTLRSTVHLHTPADALTLRPFSAPALERELRTFRGRLQGVDLDRLTALTRELAEPGPVSLREIGDELRREWPEHDPLALKVAARILLPLVQVPPRGLWGRGGQVAHATARSWLGAEPAADPDVAPLVLRYLAAFGPASVRDMQAWCGVTRLRPHFEALRPRLRTFRDERGTELFDLPDAPRPAADTPAPARFLGEFDNLTLAHADRTRVVSDEFRRRGYRRDHAFGGFLVDGFVRGLWRVTRDDGAATMHLETFAPLTRGERPGVEAEAAGVLEMLAPGSRQELRIADAGGG; encoded by the coding sequence ATGACGAAGACCAACGGGCCCGTCACCCTCTCCACCCGCCGCCTCAACCGCGCCCTCCTCGCCCGGCAACTCTTGCTCGACCGCGTCGACATGCCCCTCACCGACGCCGTGGCCCACCTGCTCGGGCTCCAGGCACAGGCGCCCCGGCCGCCGTACCACGCCCTTGCCGCGCGGCTGCGCGGGTTCGACCCGGCCGCGCTGTCCGCGCTGCTGGAAAGCCGCGAGGTCGTGCGGCTCGTCACCCTGCGCTCCACCGTCCACCTGCACACCCCCGCCGACGCCCTGACTCTCCGCCCCTTCAGCGCCCCCGCCCTGGAGCGCGAGCTCAGGACCTTCCGCGGCCGGCTCCAGGGCGTCGACCTCGACCGGCTGACGGCGCTGACCCGGGAGCTCGCCGAGCCCGGCCCCGTCTCGCTGCGCGAGATCGGCGACGAGCTGCGGCGCGAGTGGCCCGAGCACGACCCGCTCGCGCTGAAGGTCGCCGCGCGCATCCTGCTGCCTCTCGTGCAGGTGCCGCCGCGCGGGCTGTGGGGGCGGGGCGGGCAGGTCGCGCACGCCACCGCCCGGTCCTGGCTGGGCGCGGAGCCGGCGGCGGACCCGGACGTGGCGCCCCTCGTGCTGCGTTACCTCGCGGCCTTCGGGCCCGCGTCCGTACGGGACATGCAGGCGTGGTGCGGAGTGACGCGGCTGCGGCCGCACTTCGAGGCGCTGCGGCCCCGGCTGCGTACGTTCCGCGACGAGCGCGGCACCGAGCTGTTCGACCTGCCCGACGCGCCGCGGCCGGCGGCGGACACCCCGGCGCCCGCACGGTTCCTGGGCGAGTTCGACAACCTCACGCTCGCGCACGCGGACCGCACCCGCGTCGTGTCGGACGAGTTCCGCCGCCGCGGCTACCGGCGGGACCACGCCTTCGGCGGCTTCCTCGTCGACGGCTTCGTCCGCGGACTGTGGCGGGTGACCCGGGACGACGGCGCGGCGACGATGCACCTGGAGACGTTCGCACCGCTGACCCGCGGCGAGCGGCCCGGGGTCGAGGCCGAGGCGGCGGGGGTGCTGGAGATGCTGGCGCCCGGCAGCCGCCAGGAGCTGCGGATCGCCGACGCGGGCGGGGGGTGA
- a CDS encoding endonuclease/exonuclease/phosphatase family protein, whose protein sequence is MLDGQPENAGGGKAAGAPRADTGAGAAPADAEIAKRTAGTARGGASARHRSRLRRACALAGGLPLLVVSAVLGFRAGGGDGVTPLPQLAAFLPWLLVPGGAGLLFMALARSRAGVVWAVVALAATAWFVRPYESAADPPSSPPRAEFRLLTANLRFGDATPALRAALRAYEPDIALVQECDSRCVAALRSPALRAAYPYRVVDAGDPAEGSAVLSRYPLTEEPGVRGTLSMPAAVARVAGERVRLQVVHPMPPTPGSMDAWRTELGRLRDAAAARGDAPTVFGGDFNASQDHEAFRDILDTGLRDSAMLLGRSRTPTWPASTTPLFGTQIDHVLVSDRLSPAAIEFPELAGTDHRAVLVDLQLR, encoded by the coding sequence ATGCTCGACGGACAACCCGAGAACGCCGGGGGCGGGAAAGCGGCCGGTGCTCCGCGCGCGGACACGGGCGCGGGCGCCGCCCCGGCGGACGCCGAGATCGCGAAACGCACGGCCGGCACCGCCCGCGGCGGCGCCTCCGCCCGCCACCGGTCGCGCCTGCGGCGGGCGTGCGCCCTGGCCGGAGGGCTGCCCCTGCTGGTCGTCTCGGCCGTGCTCGGGTTCCGGGCCGGCGGGGGCGACGGCGTGACTCCGCTGCCGCAGCTCGCCGCCTTCCTGCCCTGGCTGCTCGTGCCCGGCGGTGCCGGGCTGCTGTTCATGGCGCTCGCCCGCAGCCGGGCCGGCGTCGTGTGGGCGGTCGTCGCCCTCGCCGCCACCGCCTGGTTCGTACGGCCCTACGAGTCCGCCGCCGACCCGCCGTCCTCGCCGCCCAGGGCCGAGTTCCGCCTCCTCACCGCCAACCTCAGGTTCGGCGACGCCACCCCCGCCCTGCGCGCCGCGCTGCGCGCGTACGAGCCGGACATCGCCCTGGTCCAGGAGTGCGACTCCCGGTGCGTCGCCGCCCTGCGCAGCCCGGCGCTGCGGGCCGCGTACCCGTACCGCGTCGTCGACGCCGGCGATCCGGCCGAGGGCTCCGCCGTCCTCAGCAGATACCCGCTGACCGAGGAGCCCGGCGTGCGCGGCACGCTGTCGATGCCCGCGGCCGTCGCTCGCGTCGCCGGCGAGCGGGTGCGGCTGCAGGTCGTGCATCCGATGCCGCCGACGCCCGGGTCGATGGACGCCTGGCGTACCGAGCTGGGGCGGCTGCGGGACGCCGCCGCGGCGCGCGGGGACGCGCCGACCGTCTTCGGCGGCGACTTCAACGCCTCGCAGGACCACGAGGCGTTCCGCGACATCCTGGACACCGGCCTGCGCGACAGCGCCATGCTGCTCGGCCGCTCCCGCACCCCCACCTGGCCGGCGTCGACGACGCCCCTCTTCGGCACCCAGATCGACCACGTCCTGGTGAGCGACCGGCTGAGCCCCGCGGCCATCGAGTTCCCGGAGCTGGCCGGCACCGACCACCGCGCGGTGCTCGTGGACCTGCAGTTGCGCTGA
- a CDS encoding methyltransferase domain-containing protein: MDRHEWAARTLSVRPGDRVLEIGCGHGVTASYVCAELAAGPREAPARFTGLDRSAKMTAAAGRRNAAHVAAGLAEFRTGAVPAVPAAELAAGRPFDVAYAFNVRLLWTDPAAARAVAGLLRPGGRLSVFFQLPSWSAAAHREVAERAARTLTAGGLAVTADAQDKAVESGYVTARTAPG; encoded by the coding sequence GTGGACCGTCACGAGTGGGCCGCCCGGACGCTGTCCGTGCGGCCCGGCGACAGGGTGCTGGAGATCGGCTGCGGGCACGGGGTGACCGCGTCGTACGTCTGCGCGGAGCTGGCCGCCGGGCCGCGGGAGGCACCCGCGCGGTTCACCGGCCTGGACCGGTCCGCGAAGATGACCGCCGCGGCCGGGCGCCGGAACGCCGCCCATGTCGCCGCCGGGCTCGCGGAGTTCAGGACCGGCGCCGTCCCCGCGGTCCCCGCCGCGGAACTCGCCGCCGGGCGGCCCTTCGACGTCGCGTACGCCTTCAACGTGCGGCTGCTGTGGACCGACCCCGCCGCCGCCCGTGCGGTCGCCGGGCTGCTGCGCCCCGGCGGGCGGCTGTCCGTGTTCTTCCAGTTGCCCTCCTGGAGCGCCGCGGCCCACCGCGAGGTCGCCGAACGGGCGGCGCGGACGCTGACCGCCGGCGGGCTCGCGGTGACCGCCGACGCGCAGGACAAGGCCGTCGAGAGCGGCTACGTCACGGCCCGGACCGCGCCCGGCTAG
- a CDS encoding XdhC/CoxI family protein, whose amino-acid sequence MLDIAADLAPWCAEGRPFAVATVVGTTGSAPRGPGAALAVDAGGTAVGSVSGGCVEGAVYELCREAVETGNVVLETFGYSDEDAFAVGLTCGGEIDVLVTPVTADGMLRTALTAAAGGEAAAVARVVHGPAALVGQALLVRPDGTYEGRLAGPLPDLPDWDGTALERTAAAEAAALLDAGRTDTVEVGAAGARCGEPVTLLVEVSVPAPRMVVFGAIDFAHALVRVGKFLGYHVTLCDARPVFATARRFPEADEVAVRWPHEYLADARAAGELDGRTVLCVLTHDPKFDVPLLTAALRLPVAYVGAMGSRRTHLDRNRRLREAGVTERELARLRSPIGLDLGARSPEEVAVSIAGEIVAARRGGTGVPLTGAHTPIHRERRAAGRIGDVA is encoded by the coding sequence ATGCTGGACATCGCCGCCGACCTCGCCCCGTGGTGCGCGGAGGGACGCCCCTTCGCCGTCGCCACCGTCGTGGGCACCACCGGCTCGGCGCCGCGCGGCCCGGGCGCCGCGCTGGCGGTGGACGCCGGGGGCACGGCGGTCGGCAGCGTGTCCGGCGGCTGCGTCGAGGGCGCGGTGTACGAGCTGTGCCGGGAGGCCGTCGAGACCGGGAACGTGGTGCTGGAGACCTTCGGTTACTCCGACGAGGACGCCTTCGCGGTGGGGCTCACCTGCGGGGGAGAGATCGACGTCCTCGTCACGCCGGTCACGGCCGACGGCATGCTCCGCACGGCGCTGACCGCCGCCGCCGGCGGGGAGGCCGCGGCGGTCGCCCGGGTCGTCCACGGTCCGGCCGCGCTCGTCGGGCAGGCGCTGCTGGTACGCCCCGACGGCACGTACGAGGGCCGCCTCGCGGGCCCGCTCCCGGACCTGCCCGACTGGGACGGCACCGCGCTGGAGCGCACCGCCGCCGCCGAGGCCGCCGCGCTGCTCGACGCAGGGCGGACGGACACGGTGGAGGTCGGCGCGGCGGGCGCGCGCTGCGGGGAGCCGGTGACGCTGCTGGTGGAGGTGAGCGTGCCGGCGCCGCGGATGGTCGTCTTCGGCGCGATCGACTTCGCCCACGCGCTCGTCCGCGTCGGCAAGTTCCTCGGCTACCACGTCACCCTCTGCGACGCCCGCCCGGTCTTCGCCACCGCCCGCCGCTTCCCCGAGGCGGACGAGGTGGCGGTGCGCTGGCCGCACGAGTACCTGGCGGACGCGCGGGCCGCGGGGGAACTGGACGGGCGCACGGTGCTGTGCGTGCTCACGCACGACCCCAAGTTCGACGTGCCGCTGCTCACGGCGGCGCTGCGGCTGCCCGTCGCGTACGTCGGCGCGATGGGCTCACGCCGTACGCACCTGGACCGCAACCGGCGGCTGCGCGAGGCGGGCGTCACCGAACGCGAACTCGCGCGCCTGCGCTCGCCGATCGGCCTCGACCTCGGCGCCCGCTCCCCGGAGGAGGTCGCGGTCTCCATCGCCGGCGAGATCGTCGCGGCGCGGCGGGGCGGCACGGGGGTGCCGCTGACGGGCGCGCACACGCCGATCCACCGGGAGCGGCGGGCGGCGGGCCGGATCGGGGACGTGGCCTGA
- a CDS encoding NCS2 family permease, with the protein MTQSSVGRPGAAPAAQPAAGPAAPETASWLDRYFEISKRGSTVAREVRGGLTTFMAMAYILLLNPLILGGEDAAGHVLAPSGLITATALAAAVTTLLLGFFGKVPLAAAAGLSVSGVLASQVAPQMTWPQAMGMCVAYGVVIMLLAVTGLREMIMNAIPLALKHAITMGIGMFIALIGLVNAGFVQSGEGKIVTLGVDDQLRGWPVLVFCLTLLLIFMLQARNVPGAILIGIVAGTVAAVVVNAVADLGPAAWANGRAPELPAGGVTSTPDFGLFGEVSFRGWGDVGVMTVSMIVFTLVLAGFFDAMATIIGVGTEAKLTDERGRMPGLSRALFIDGAGGAVGGTAGASGQTVFVESATGVGEGARTGLSSVVVGLLFALGLLFTPLAQIVPGNVAAAALVVIGAMMAANARHVDWADRGVAVPVFLTVVLMPFTYSITAGVAAGVISYTAIRAAQGRWREPGPFMWVLTAVFVVFFALHPIEQWLGVK; encoded by the coding sequence ATGACCCAGTCCTCCGTCGGCCGGCCCGGCGCCGCGCCCGCAGCACAGCCCGCCGCCGGCCCCGCCGCGCCCGAAACCGCCTCCTGGCTCGACCGCTACTTCGAGATATCGAAGCGCGGCTCCACGGTCGCGCGCGAGGTGCGCGGCGGGCTCACCACCTTCATGGCGATGGCCTACATCCTGCTGCTCAACCCGCTGATCCTGGGCGGCGAGGACGCCGCGGGCCATGTGCTCGCCCCGTCGGGCCTGATCACCGCCACGGCGCTGGCCGCCGCGGTCACCACCCTGCTGCTGGGCTTCTTCGGCAAGGTGCCGCTGGCCGCGGCGGCCGGGCTCAGCGTCTCCGGCGTGCTCGCCAGCCAGGTCGCGCCGCAGATGACCTGGCCGCAGGCGATGGGCATGTGTGTCGCGTACGGCGTCGTGATCATGCTGCTGGCCGTCACCGGGCTGCGCGAGATGATCATGAACGCCATCCCGCTGGCCCTCAAGCACGCCATCACCATGGGCATCGGCATGTTCATCGCGCTGATCGGCCTGGTGAACGCCGGCTTCGTGCAGTCCGGCGAGGGGAAGATCGTCACGCTGGGCGTCGACGACCAGCTCCGCGGCTGGCCCGTGCTCGTCTTCTGCCTCACCCTGCTGCTGATCTTCATGCTCCAGGCGCGCAACGTGCCCGGTGCCATCCTCATCGGCATCGTCGCCGGCACGGTCGCCGCCGTCGTCGTCAACGCCGTCGCCGACCTCGGGCCCGCGGCGTGGGCGAACGGCCGGGCGCCGGAGCTGCCGGCCGGCGGGGTCACCTCGACGCCGGACTTCGGCCTCTTCGGCGAGGTGTCGTTCCGCGGCTGGGGCGACGTCGGCGTGATGACCGTCAGCATGATCGTCTTCACCCTGGTGCTCGCCGGGTTCTTCGACGCGATGGCCACCATCATCGGCGTCGGCACCGAGGCGAAGCTCACCGACGAGCGGGGCCGGATGCCCGGGCTGTCGCGGGCGCTGTTCATCGACGGCGCCGGCGGCGCGGTCGGCGGCACCGCGGGCGCCTCCGGGCAGACGGTGTTCGTGGAGTCGGCGACCGGCGTCGGCGAGGGTGCCCGCACGGGTCTTTCGAGCGTCGTCGTCGGGCTGCTGTTCGCGCTGGGGCTGCTGTTCACGCCGCTGGCGCAGATCGTGCCGGGCAACGTGGCCGCCGCCGCCCTGGTCGTCATCGGCGCCATGATGGCGGCGAACGCGCGGCACGTGGACTGGGCCGACCGGGGGGTGGCCGTCCCGGTCTTCCTGACGGTCGTGCTGATGCCGTTCACGTACTCCATCACGGCGGGCGTCGCCGCCGGCGTCATCTCGTACACGGCGATCAGGGCCGCCCAGGGCAGGTGGCGCGAGCCCGGCCCCTTCATGTGGGTCCTGACCGCCGTCTTCGTCGTCTTCTTCGCGCTCCATCCGATCGAGCAGTGGTTGGGTGTCAAATAG
- the pucD gene encoding xanthine dehydrogenase subunit D, whose amino-acid sequence MSEVTRIPTSLTRGSGTAGGIGESKLRPDGTLKVTGEFAYSSDLWHEDMIWGHTLRSPHAHAEIVSLDTSAALAQAGVYAVLTYDDLPAEQKNYGLEIADTPALAAGRVRHHGEPVALVAADHPETARRAAAKIRVEWRELPLVTDEESALAPGAPVLHPERADGHARHVPHPNIVHRQPVVRGDVAAAARRADHIVTGEYEFGMQDQAFLGPESGLAVPAEDGGVDLYVATQWLHADRRQIAPVLGLPEDKVRMTLSGVGGAFGGREDLSMQIHACLLALRTGRPVKMVYDRFESFFGHVHRHPARIRYEHGVTADGLITHARCRIVLDGGAYASSTPAVVGNAASLSMGPYVVEDVEIEAVGLYTNNPPCGAMRGFGAVQACFAYEAQMDRLAAAVGMDPVAFRQLNAMSQGSRLPTGQEVDSPAPVAEILRRVKARPLPPERQWESAGGAADVRALPGGLSNTTHGEGVVRGVGYAVGIKNVGFSEGFDDFSTARVRLEVTGGEPVVTVHTAAAEVGQGGVTVQAQIARTELGVARVVIAPADTRVGSAGSTSASRQTYMTGGAVRNACRAVREQVLALGRRRLGTYHPAWATAELLLEGGKVVTDGGEVLADLADVLDGEQPVDVELPFRHRPTEPFDIETGQGFGHVQYSFAAHRAVVEVDTELGLVKVVELACAQDVGKALNPLSVVGQIQGGTTQGLGVAVMEEILVDPATARVRNPSFTDYLIPTILDTPAIPVDVLELADPHAPYGLRGVGEASTLSATPAVLAAIRQATGLALTKAPVRPEHLTGT is encoded by the coding sequence ATGTCCGAGGTCACCCGTATCCCCACCAGCCTCACCCGGGGTTCCGGGACCGCCGGCGGCATCGGAGAGTCGAAGCTGCGCCCGGACGGCACGCTGAAGGTCACCGGCGAGTTCGCGTACTCCTCCGACCTGTGGCACGAGGACATGATCTGGGGCCACACGCTCCGCTCCCCGCACGCCCACGCCGAGATCGTCTCCCTCGACACCTCCGCGGCCCTGGCCCAGGCCGGGGTGTACGCCGTGCTCACGTACGACGACCTGCCGGCCGAGCAGAAGAACTACGGGCTGGAGATCGCCGACACCCCGGCGCTGGCCGCCGGCCGGGTGCGCCACCACGGCGAGCCGGTGGCGCTGGTCGCCGCCGACCACCCCGAGACCGCCCGCCGGGCCGCGGCGAAGATCCGCGTCGAGTGGCGGGAGTTGCCCCTCGTCACCGACGAGGAGTCCGCGCTGGCGCCCGGCGCGCCGGTGCTGCACCCCGAGCGCGCCGACGGGCACGCGCGGCACGTACCGCACCCGAACATCGTCCACCGCCAGCCGGTCGTCCGCGGGGACGTCGCGGCGGCGGCCCGCCGGGCCGACCACATCGTCACCGGCGAGTACGAGTTCGGCATGCAGGACCAGGCGTTCCTGGGCCCGGAGTCCGGCCTGGCGGTGCCCGCGGAGGACGGCGGCGTCGACCTGTACGTCGCCACCCAGTGGCTGCACGCCGACCGGCGGCAGATCGCGCCGGTGCTCGGGCTGCCGGAGGACAAGGTGCGCATGACGCTCTCCGGCGTCGGCGGCGCCTTCGGCGGGCGCGAGGACCTGTCCATGCAGATCCACGCCTGCCTGCTGGCGCTGCGCACCGGCAGGCCGGTGAAGATGGTCTACGACCGCTTCGAGTCCTTCTTCGGCCACGTGCACCGGCACCCGGCCAGGATCCGCTACGAGCACGGCGTCACGGCCGACGGCCTGATCACCCACGCACGCTGCCGCATCGTCCTCGACGGCGGCGCGTACGCCTCCTCCACCCCGGCCGTCGTCGGCAACGCCGCGTCGCTGTCCATGGGCCCGTACGTCGTCGAGGACGTCGAGATCGAGGCCGTCGGCCTCTACACCAACAACCCGCCCTGCGGCGCGATGCGCGGCTTCGGCGCCGTCCAGGCGTGCTTCGCTTACGAGGCGCAGATGGACCGGCTCGCGGCGGCGGTCGGGATGGATCCGGTGGCGTTCCGGCAGCTCAACGCCATGTCACAGGGTTCGCGGCTGCCCACTGGGCAGGAGGTCGACTCGCCGGCGCCGGTGGCGGAGATCCTGCGCCGCGTCAAGGCCCGGCCGCTGCCGCCGGAGCGGCAGTGGGAGAGCGCCGGCGGCGCCGCGGACGTACGGGCGCTGCCGGGCGGGCTTTCCAACACCACGCACGGCGAGGGCGTCGTCCGCGGCGTCGGCTACGCGGTCGGCATCAAGAACGTCGGCTTCTCCGAGGGCTTCGACGACTTCTCCACCGCCAGGGTGCGGCTGGAGGTCACCGGCGGCGAGCCGGTGGTCACCGTGCACACCGCGGCGGCCGAGGTCGGCCAGGGCGGCGTCACCGTACAGGCGCAGATCGCCCGCACCGAACTGGGCGTCGCCCGGGTGGTCATCGCCCCGGCCGACACCCGCGTCGGCTCCGCCGGCTCCACCTCCGCCTCCCGGCAGACGTACATGACCGGCGGCGCGGTGCGGAACGCCTGTCGGGCGGTGCGCGAGCAGGTCCTCGCCCTCGGCCGGCGCAGGCTCGGCACGTACCACCCCGCGTGGGCCACGGCCGAACTGCTCCTGGAGGGCGGCAAGGTGGTCACGGACGGCGGCGAGGTCCTCGCCGACCTGGCCGACGTGCTCGACGGCGAGCAGCCCGTCGACGTCGAACTGCCCTTCCGGCACCGGCCCACCGAGCCGTTCGACATCGAGACCGGGCAGGGCTTCGGCCACGTCCAGTACTCCTTCGCCGCGCACCGCGCGGTCGTCGAGGTCGACACCGAACTCGGCCTGGTCAAGGTCGTCGAGCTGGCCTGCGCCCAGGACGTCGGCAAGGCGCTCAACCCGCTGTCCGTCGTCGGGCAGATCCAGGGCGGCACGACCCAGGGCCTGGGCGTGGCGGTGATGGAGGAGATCCTGGTCGACCCGGCGACGGCGCGGGTGCGGAACCCCTCGTTCACCGACTATCTGATCCCGACCATCCTCGACACCCCGGCCATCCCCGTCGACGTGCTCGAACTGGCCGACCCGCACGCGCCGTACGGCCTGCGCGGCGTCGGCGAGGCGTCCACGCTCTCGGCCACCCCGGCGGTGCTCGCCGCCATCCGCCAGGCCACCGGCCTGGCCCTGACCAAGGCTCCCGTACGCCCCGAGCACCTCACCGGCACCTGA
- a CDS encoding (2Fe-2S)-binding protein, whose protein sequence is MRVTFTVNGREQQADDVWEGESLLYVLRERMGLPGSKNACEQGECGSCTVRLDGVPVCACLVAAGQAEGREVVTVEGLAQDGLSAVQQAFVDAGAVQCGFCTPGLVVAADDLLEHFPWPMAPSDDDIREGLSGNLCRCTGYEKILDAVRLAAARRGEGV, encoded by the coding sequence ATGCGGGTGACGTTCACCGTCAACGGCCGGGAGCAGCAGGCCGACGACGTCTGGGAGGGCGAGAGCCTGCTGTACGTGCTGCGCGAGCGGATGGGCCTGCCGGGCTCGAAGAACGCCTGCGAGCAGGGGGAGTGCGGCTCGTGCACGGTACGCCTCGACGGCGTGCCGGTGTGCGCCTGCCTGGTCGCCGCCGGGCAGGCCGAGGGCCGCGAGGTCGTCACGGTCGAAGGGCTGGCGCAGGACGGCCTCTCCGCGGTCCAGCAGGCGTTCGTCGACGCCGGCGCCGTGCAGTGCGGCTTCTGCACCCCGGGTCTGGTGGTCGCCGCGGACGACCTGCTGGAGCACTTCCCCTGGCCGATGGCGCCGTCGGACGACGACATCCGCGAGGGCCTGTCCGGCAACCTGTGCCGCTGCACCGGCTACGAGAAGATCCTCGACGCGGTCCGGCTCGCCGCCGCCCGCCGGGGCGAGGGGGTCTGA
- a CDS encoding FAD binding domain-containing protein — protein sequence MDFLRPAGWAEALAAKAEHPAAVPIAGGTDLMVEINFDHRRPEYLLDLNRIGELQEWETGAESVRLGASVPYARIVAELGGALPGLARAAHTVASPQIRNRGGVGGNLGTASPAGDAHPALLAAGAEVEVESVRGSRRIPIDEFFTGVKRNALAPDELIKWVHVRKATGPQEFSKVGTRNAMVIAVCAFGIALHPDTRTVRTGIGSAAPTPVRADAAEEFLNAALAEGGFWDSGRNLPPALARQFAELAAGACNPIDDVRGSARYRRHAVGVMARRTLGWTWESYRRGTAGPTRGEGAA from the coding sequence ATGGACTTCCTGCGCCCCGCCGGCTGGGCGGAAGCGCTCGCCGCCAAGGCCGAGCACCCCGCGGCCGTACCGATCGCGGGCGGCACGGACCTCATGGTCGAGATCAACTTCGACCACCGCCGCCCGGAGTACCTGCTCGACCTCAACCGCATCGGCGAGTTGCAGGAGTGGGAGACGGGCGCCGAGAGCGTGCGGCTGGGGGCCTCCGTGCCGTACGCGCGGATCGTGGCCGAGCTGGGCGGTGCGCTGCCCGGTCTTGCGCGGGCGGCGCACACCGTGGCCTCGCCGCAGATCCGCAACCGCGGCGGCGTCGGCGGCAACCTCGGCACCGCCTCCCCGGCCGGCGACGCGCACCCGGCGCTGCTGGCCGCGGGCGCGGAGGTCGAGGTGGAGTCCGTACGAGGCAGCAGGCGGATCCCGATCGACGAGTTCTTCACCGGAGTCAAGCGCAACGCGCTCGCGCCCGACGAGCTGATCAAGTGGGTGCACGTCAGGAAGGCCACCGGGCCGCAGGAGTTCTCCAAGGTCGGCACGCGCAACGCGATGGTGATCGCCGTGTGCGCGTTCGGCATCGCGCTGCACCCCGACACCCGCACCGTCCGTACCGGCATCGGCTCGGCCGCGCCCACGCCCGTGCGCGCCGACGCCGCCGAGGAGTTCCTGAACGCGGCGCTGGCCGAGGGCGGCTTCTGGGACAGCGGCCGGAACCTGCCCCCGGCTCTGGCGCGGCAGTTCGCCGAGCTGGCGGCGGGCGCGTGCAACCCGATAGACGACGTGCGCGGCAGCGCGCGCTACCGCCGCCACGCGGTCGGCGTCATGGCGCGCCGCACGCTCGGCTGGACCTGGGAGTCGTACCGCCGGGGCACGGCAGGACCCACAAGAGGCGAAGGAGCCGCGTGA